One window from the genome of Microbulbifer sp. ALW1 encodes:
- a CDS encoding OmpA family protein, whose product MSRPSKERILKIKAAMQPAFAFASVLSVAISVASFPALAQEETLEQETAVADGAVVDDAVAERSWWQLIPGLSLGSESAADYSNKPLGHNTETTLIPAAGQLWVQDAEAFIDPEQPVLETDALPPLEYREVDDEIDPELIAQLKEKLAALENAHELQLIFTGHTDSDPLTEDELADYPDKVAFTQARARQVAEYFQTALELPEEAVLFEGRGDSEPLTENITAKGREMNRRVDVKLRYFELDQEARDAQRRAQALQLNRVKVCRQETVCKLRYTAGSDQRARLKNLVSPLRLQPGQVDLPAAFVRRISEVRATLLEKPNLTIHFVGHTDGKPLPEGPAELYDDQMALSRAEARRVALAVADQLNLPGYMVTSSGKGATQPIAANDTAKGRSLNRRVEVEFWYDDLLETASDGLQACPESAAAETITIAHESPTGDIAPIFINSGDPQISAAQLAQMQRMMDEVAGKQHVRLSFIGYSDNQRMERREAMVYGDDVGLSFARAQKTMQAVQAHLGLSDDQVEFEGRGFVESKDVVQTGFIHMDGARVEVQVLYDELAVLAEKDRLEIERIQQEAKANNPYALNLMRITVDGAPEYDPYKNSADLQRCTDVALEQANIQFRFDNQAMQPRLNVSAFPSTIRYADDPETEIADSRVQFKRYTNYPSFITRAEVRIFEEQQSLRDAPLAVVTLDQNGEGSWEADFDSFQAPLKKLQYVLRVYDWKQRFDETRPQTLWLVDNFEPQLQQATTEKELLVGYGENRLAEQNIPVSGNAVLVNGDQIPAGHSVWLAGREVPVSNNGGFVAEEIFAKGLHTVEVAVLDSEGNGELFLRDLEFNRDDWFTVGMADVTIARDKTNGPAALVTGDETHYDNSASYDGRLAFYTSGGFGDGWQLSASADTEEGPVDELFSNFMEKTPDALFRRLDSDLYYPTFGDDSTVVEDAPTSGKFYIKLENYDDYGLWGNFNASYTDNELAHIDRALYGANFHFETDDVTDFGEKRFQVDAFSAEPGTIAGRDEYRGTGGSLYYLRHQDILTGSERLRIEVRDKNSGLVLGVKNLTPVIDYDLDYIQGRVLLNRPLSAIANDNLIIQDGSYNGNPQYLVARYEYTPGFDDLDTLAVGGRAHYWAGDHVKIGLSASQQDEEDNESSLNGVDLTLRKTAGTWMKIEVAESQGNTLDTLSSFDGGYSFNQGGFDQSSFDSATAYDPDAKAGANKFEAALQMGDFFEGARGSMSLYAQQRDAGFSAPGQLANQETEQHGAAIQVPIGERFDVGVKVDTKEQAQGLQTSSTDMELGYRLSDNWRLAAAARTDSREDYSPVVPVTQKQGDRTDVAVEASYDSGADWRAFGFVQRTAELSGSREENNRVGFGGAYRVSERLTLDSELSGGDTGTAARLGTDFLVTDRTNLYLNYTLDNERTDTGVRARKGNLNSGFRSRYSDSVSIYGEERYTHGDVSTGLTHALGVDLAPSDVWNYGTSLEAGTLEDPRTGAETERRAVGASMGFNDGSLRLSSAVEYRVDNMQTLSDPETVLENERQTWLMKNTLSFQINPDWRLVGKLNYSDSQSSQGEFYDGKFTEGVMGYAYRPVYNDRWNTLLKYTYFYNVPTTDQVLVTNTATEFVQKSHIFSVDTNYDISRRWTLGAKYAYRLGQLSMEREDPEFFDSSASLYVVRADWHFVNKWDLLIEGRLLDLPDAGDRKSGALLALYRQMGRHFKAGIGYNFTDFSDDLTDLDYDSQGVFINMIGKF is encoded by the coding sequence ATGTCCCGTCCTTCTAAAGAACGAATTTTAAAAATAAAAGCGGCGATGCAGCCGGCATTCGCCTTTGCTTCCGTCCTGTCTGTTGCGATTTCAGTAGCCAGCTTCCCGGCGCTGGCCCAGGAGGAAACGCTGGAGCAGGAAACTGCTGTAGCGGATGGCGCTGTAGTAGATGATGCTGTCGCCGAGCGCAGCTGGTGGCAATTAATCCCTGGCCTGTCCCTGGGTAGTGAATCAGCGGCGGACTACAGCAACAAGCCGCTGGGCCACAATACGGAAACCACACTGATCCCCGCCGCTGGCCAGCTGTGGGTGCAGGATGCGGAAGCCTTTATCGATCCAGAGCAGCCGGTGCTGGAAACCGATGCGCTGCCGCCGCTGGAATATCGCGAGGTGGACGATGAAATCGATCCGGAATTGATTGCACAGTTAAAAGAGAAACTCGCAGCACTGGAGAATGCCCACGAGCTGCAGCTGATTTTTACCGGCCACACCGATAGTGACCCGCTAACCGAAGACGAGCTTGCGGATTACCCGGACAAGGTAGCCTTCACCCAGGCCCGCGCACGTCAGGTGGCGGAGTATTTCCAGACCGCACTGGAACTGCCGGAAGAAGCAGTATTGTTTGAAGGCCGTGGCGACAGCGAACCCCTGACGGAAAACATCACCGCCAAGGGGCGGGAGATGAACCGTCGGGTGGATGTAAAGCTGCGCTATTTCGAATTAGACCAGGAAGCGCGTGATGCCCAGCGCCGCGCGCAGGCGCTGCAGCTCAATCGGGTAAAAGTCTGCCGTCAGGAAACGGTGTGTAAGCTGCGTTACACCGCCGGCTCCGACCAGCGCGCGCGACTGAAAAACCTGGTGTCTCCGCTGCGCCTGCAGCCGGGCCAGGTGGATTTACCAGCGGCCTTTGTGCGCCGTATCAGCGAGGTGCGTGCCACCCTGTTGGAAAAACCGAATCTCACGATTCATTTTGTCGGCCATACCGATGGCAAGCCGCTGCCCGAAGGGCCGGCGGAACTCTATGACGACCAGATGGCGCTGTCCCGTGCGGAAGCGCGTCGTGTCGCCCTGGCGGTGGCCGATCAGTTGAACCTGCCGGGCTATATGGTGACCAGCAGCGGTAAAGGCGCAACCCAGCCGATCGCGGCCAACGACACCGCCAAGGGACGCTCCCTGAACCGCCGTGTAGAGGTGGAGTTCTGGTATGACGATCTGTTGGAAACCGCCTCAGACGGTTTACAGGCGTGCCCTGAGTCGGCGGCGGCAGAAACCATTACCATCGCCCACGAATCCCCCACCGGGGATATCGCTCCGATCTTTATCAACAGCGGTGATCCGCAGATTTCTGCCGCCCAGCTGGCGCAGATGCAGCGGATGATGGATGAAGTGGCGGGCAAGCAACATGTGCGCCTGAGCTTTATCGGTTACAGCGATAACCAGCGTATGGAGCGTCGTGAGGCCATGGTCTACGGCGACGACGTCGGGCTGTCCTTCGCCCGTGCACAAAAGACCATGCAAGCAGTCCAGGCGCATCTGGGCCTGAGCGACGATCAGGTCGAATTCGAAGGCCGCGGCTTTGTGGAGTCCAAAGACGTCGTGCAGACCGGCTTTATCCACATGGACGGTGCCCGTGTGGAAGTGCAGGTGCTCTATGATGAGCTGGCGGTTCTGGCGGAAAAAGACCGTCTGGAAATCGAGCGCATCCAACAGGAAGCCAAGGCCAACAACCCCTATGCCCTGAACCTGATGCGTATTACCGTCGATGGCGCGCCGGAATACGATCCCTACAAGAACTCTGCCGACCTGCAGCGCTGTACCGACGTGGCACTGGAGCAGGCAAATATCCAGTTCCGCTTTGACAACCAGGCGATGCAACCGCGTCTGAACGTCAGCGCGTTTCCGAGCACGATCCGCTACGCCGACGATCCTGAAACCGAGATTGCCGACAGCCGGGTCCAGTTCAAACGCTACACCAACTATCCGTCGTTCATTACCCGCGCGGAAGTGCGCATCTTTGAAGAGCAGCAGTCACTGCGCGACGCGCCGCTGGCGGTAGTGACCCTGGATCAGAATGGCGAAGGCAGCTGGGAAGCAGACTTTGACAGCTTCCAGGCGCCGCTGAAAAAACTGCAGTATGTACTGCGGGTTTACGACTGGAAGCAGCGCTTTGATGAAACCCGGCCACAGACTCTGTGGCTTGTGGATAACTTCGAGCCACAACTGCAGCAGGCGACGACCGAGAAGGAGCTGTTGGTTGGTTACGGTGAAAACCGCCTCGCGGAGCAGAATATCCCGGTCAGTGGTAATGCGGTGCTGGTCAATGGTGACCAGATCCCTGCGGGACACAGCGTTTGGCTCGCTGGGCGCGAAGTTCCGGTGAGTAACAACGGCGGATTTGTCGCCGAGGAAATTTTTGCCAAAGGGCTGCACACGGTGGAAGTGGCGGTTCTGGATAGCGAAGGCAACGGCGAACTGTTCCTGCGAGACCTGGAGTTCAATCGCGACGACTGGTTTACCGTGGGCATGGCCGACGTCACCATTGCCCGGGACAAGACCAATGGCCCGGCGGCACTGGTCACCGGCGATGAAACCCACTATGACAATTCCGCGAGTTACGATGGCCGTCTGGCTTTCTATACCAGCGGTGGTTTTGGCGATGGCTGGCAGCTGTCTGCCAGTGCGGATACCGAAGAGGGGCCGGTCGACGAACTGTTTTCCAACTTCATGGAGAAAACGCCGGACGCGCTCTTCCGTCGTCTGGACAGCGACCTTTACTACCCGACCTTCGGTGATGACTCGACGGTTGTGGAAGATGCCCCCACTTCCGGCAAGTTTTATATCAAGCTGGAAAACTACGACGACTACGGTCTCTGGGGTAACTTCAACGCCTCTTATACCGATAATGAACTGGCGCATATCGACCGCGCGCTCTACGGGGCCAATTTCCATTTTGAAACCGACGACGTTACCGACTTTGGCGAAAAGCGTTTTCAGGTGGATGCGTTCAGCGCGGAGCCGGGCACCATTGCAGGGCGCGATGAGTACCGCGGTACCGGTGGTTCCCTCTACTACCTGCGCCACCAGGACATCCTGACCGGCTCCGAACGGCTGCGCATTGAAGTGCGGGACAAAAACTCCGGGCTGGTATTGGGCGTGAAAAACCTGACGCCGGTGATCGATTACGACCTGGATTACATTCAGGGGCGGGTACTGCTGAATCGCCCTCTGTCGGCCATTGCCAACGACAACCTGATCATCCAGGATGGCTCATACAACGGTAACCCCCAGTACCTGGTGGCCCGCTATGAATACACGCCGGGCTTTGACGATCTGGATACTTTGGCGGTGGGCGGTCGCGCGCACTACTGGGCTGGTGATCACGTCAAAATCGGGCTGAGTGCCAGCCAGCAGGATGAAGAGGACAATGAATCCTCCCTCAACGGCGTCGACCTGACACTGCGCAAAACCGCCGGCACCTGGATGAAAATCGAAGTGGCCGAGAGTCAGGGCAACACCCTGGACACTCTGTCTTCCTTCGATGGCGGTTACAGCTTCAATCAGGGCGGATTTGACCAGAGCAGTTTCGACTCGGCGACGGCCTATGACCCCGATGCCAAGGCCGGCGCCAACAAGTTTGAAGCGGCGCTGCAAATGGGTGACTTCTTTGAAGGTGCGCGCGGTTCCATGTCCCTGTATGCACAGCAGCGGGATGCGGGTTTCTCCGCGCCGGGCCAACTGGCTAACCAGGAGACCGAGCAGCACGGCGCAGCCATCCAGGTTCCCATCGGTGAGCGCTTTGACGTGGGCGTGAAAGTGGATACCAAGGAGCAGGCTCAGGGGCTGCAGACATCGTCGACCGATATGGAGCTGGGCTATCGACTCAGTGATAACTGGCGACTGGCTGCGGCTGCGCGCACCGATTCCCGTGAAGACTATTCACCGGTGGTTCCCGTTACCCAGAAGCAGGGTGACCGCACCGATGTGGCGGTGGAAGCGAGTTACGACTCCGGCGCGGACTGGCGGGCCTTCGGCTTCGTGCAGCGCACGGCAGAATTGTCCGGATCCCGCGAAGAAAACAACCGCGTCGGTTTTGGTGGTGCTTACCGTGTCAGCGAACGCCTGACTCTGGACAGCGAACTCTCCGGTGGCGATACCGGGACGGCCGCGCGCCTGGGAACCGATTTCCTGGTCACCGACCGCACCAACCTCTACTTGAATTACACCCTGGACAACGAGCGCACCGACACCGGAGTGCGCGCGCGCAAAGGTAACCTGAACAGTGGTTTCCGCAGCCGTTACAGCGACAGTGTGAGCATTTACGGCGAGGAGCGTTACACCCACGGTGACGTCTCCACCGGCCTGACGCACGCCCTCGGCGTGGACCTGGCACCGAGTGATGTCTGGAATTACGGAACGTCGCTTGAGGCCGGTACTTTGGAGGATCCGCGTACCGGTGCGGAAACTGAACGCCGTGCCGTGGGTGCGAGCATGGGCTTCAATGACGGCAGCCTGCGTTTATCCAGTGCGGTGGAATACCGTGTGGACAATATGCAGACTTTGTCTGATCCGGAGACGGTGCTGGAAAACGAGCGCCAGACCTGGCTGATGAAAAATACCCTGAGCTTCCAGATCAACCCCGACTGGCGTCTTGTCGGTAAATTGAATTACTCCGACAGCCAGAGTTCCCAGGGTGAGTTTTACGATGGCAAGTTCACCGAGGGCGTTATGGGTTACGCCTACCGCCCGGTCTACAACGATCGCTGGAACACGCTGCTGAAGTACACCTACTTCTACAATGTGCCCACCACCGATCAGGTACTGGTAACGAATACCGCCACCGAGTTTGTGCAGAAGAGCCACATCTTCTCTGTGGACACCAACTACGACATCAGCCGCCGCTGGACGCTCGGCGCCAAGTACGCCTATCGCCTGGGGCAGTTGAGCATGGAGCGGGAAGATCCGGAGTTCTTCGACAGTAGTGCGAGCCTGTACGTCGTGCGCGCCGACTGGCACTTCGTCAACAAATGGGACCTGCTGATCGAAGGCCGACTGCTCGACCTGCCGGATGCGGGCGACCGCAAAAGCGGTGCATTGCTGGCGCTGTATCGCCAGATGGGGCGTCACTTCAAGGCGGGTATCGGTTACAACTTTACCGATTTCTCCGATGACCTCACCGACCTGGATTACGACAGCCAGGGTGTCTTCATCAATATGATTGGCAAGTTCTAG
- a CDS encoding zinc-binding alcohol dehydrogenase family protein — protein MKAVGLYQYLPIDHEESLVDLNIDRPEPGPRDLLVAVKAIAVNPVDTKVRAPKADAVTEATPKILGWDAAGEVISVGTEVTGFKPGDQVFYAGDITRPGCNSEFQLIDERIVGKMPRTQDYAAAAALPLTSLTAWEALFDRLGISPAGSDAGKSILIIGGAGGVGSIAIQLARTLAKLNVIATASRTKSSIWVKQMGASHIVNHRNPVDEELKDIGIPEVDYILCLNNTDQHFPAMANAIKPQGKICTIVENSAPLPVELLKAKSATFVWEFMFTRAMFQTEDMSEQGAILNRIAKLIDNEELVTTVGETIEPIDATNLRLAHRQLETGKTIGKIVLAGWG, from the coding sequence GTGAAAGCTGTCGGCCTGTATCAGTACCTGCCCATCGACCACGAAGAATCCCTCGTAGACCTGAATATCGACCGCCCTGAACCCGGCCCGCGGGATTTGCTGGTTGCGGTAAAAGCCATCGCGGTGAATCCCGTGGACACCAAAGTCCGCGCTCCCAAGGCGGACGCGGTCACCGAGGCCACCCCCAAGATCCTCGGTTGGGATGCCGCGGGCGAGGTGATTTCTGTGGGCACTGAGGTCACCGGGTTCAAGCCAGGGGATCAGGTGTTCTACGCCGGCGATATCACCCGCCCCGGTTGCAATAGCGAATTCCAGCTCATCGATGAACGGATCGTGGGAAAGATGCCGCGCACCCAGGACTACGCCGCCGCAGCCGCCCTCCCCCTCACCAGTCTTACCGCCTGGGAGGCGCTGTTCGATCGCCTGGGCATCTCCCCGGCGGGTAGCGATGCCGGCAAGTCAATTCTGATCATCGGTGGTGCCGGGGGCGTTGGCTCTATCGCGATCCAGCTGGCGCGTACCTTGGCAAAGCTTAACGTCATCGCCACCGCGTCGCGCACCAAGTCCAGCATCTGGGTGAAACAGATGGGGGCATCGCACATTGTGAACCACCGTAACCCGGTGGATGAGGAACTGAAGGATATCGGCATCCCGGAAGTGGATTACATCCTGTGCCTGAACAATACCGACCAGCACTTCCCTGCCATGGCCAACGCCATCAAACCCCAGGGGAAAATCTGCACCATCGTCGAGAACAGCGCGCCTTTGCCGGTTGAACTGCTGAAAGCCAAGAGCGCGACTTTTGTGTGGGAATTCATGTTCACCCGCGCCATGTTCCAGACCGAGGATATGAGTGAGCAGGGGGCGATCCTGAACCGGATCGCGAAATTGATCGATAACGAAGAGCTGGTCACCACCGTTGGCGAAACCATCGAGCCAATCGACGCCACCAATCTGCGCCTGGCCCACCGCCAGCTGGAAACCGGAAAAACCATTGGCAAGATTGTGCTGGCTGGCTGGGGCTGA
- a CDS encoding PepSY domain-containing protein → MRKAFFILHKYAGLTLGLLLSVIGLTGSLLVFDHVLDEQLAPQTVTFKPSERPASYAEILASAQAAVPGNPAPTRLMTQRQAGSPHVVRFPKPEGAPGPLEVSVSPTDGEVLAVRGWGTPEYTMTWLYRLHYTLLAGKSGKTVVGFMGLLLMVFCISGIVLWWPKKSRRKQNGNKRWARAFTISRSGNRFRFYFDVHKVFGIYFLPLLLMISFSGVALVFPSQVETVVGSLFEVGPRPALPPSRTDAGTPISPDEAVAIAASAFPDGELKRIYLPRDNSDSYGLTFRAADEAWSNYGASIARVDQYSGELLMTQNVTEIPLGNKILRWQFPLHNGDALGLLGRWLVLLAGFAPALLFGTGLYLWWQKRRLKRAASRKVSGNAQEKAQAVASAANIPAES, encoded by the coding sequence ATGCGTAAAGCGTTTTTTATCCTGCACAAGTACGCCGGCCTGACCCTGGGCCTGCTGCTTTCCGTGATCGGACTCACCGGCAGCCTGCTGGTGTTCGATCACGTGCTGGATGAACAGCTGGCACCACAGACCGTCACTTTCAAACCCAGTGAGCGGCCCGCCAGCTACGCCGAAATTCTTGCCTCCGCCCAGGCAGCGGTTCCCGGCAACCCCGCGCCCACGCGCCTGATGACCCAGCGTCAGGCCGGCAGCCCGCATGTGGTGCGATTTCCGAAACCGGAAGGCGCGCCCGGCCCCCTCGAAGTTAGTGTCTCCCCCACCGACGGCGAGGTACTGGCCGTACGCGGTTGGGGCACCCCCGAATACACCATGACTTGGCTTTACCGCCTCCACTACACCCTGCTTGCCGGTAAAAGCGGCAAAACGGTGGTGGGCTTTATGGGGCTGTTGCTGATGGTGTTCTGTATCAGCGGAATCGTGCTCTGGTGGCCGAAAAAAAGTCGGAGAAAACAGAACGGAAACAAGCGCTGGGCACGCGCATTCACCATCTCCCGCAGCGGCAACCGCTTCCGGTTTTACTTTGATGTGCACAAGGTGTTCGGCATTTACTTTCTGCCTCTGCTGCTGATGATCAGTTTTTCCGGCGTGGCCCTGGTATTCCCCTCTCAGGTGGAGACTGTGGTGGGCAGCCTGTTCGAGGTTGGCCCCCGTCCGGCACTCCCTCCATCGCGTACCGACGCGGGAACGCCGATCAGTCCGGATGAAGCCGTCGCCATTGCCGCGTCGGCTTTTCCCGATGGCGAACTCAAACGCATTTATCTGCCCCGGGACAACAGCGACAGCTACGGGCTCACCTTCCGCGCCGCCGACGAGGCCTGGAGCAACTACGGCGCCAGTATTGCCCGTGTCGATCAGTACAGCGGTGAACTGCTGATGACGCAGAATGTCACCGAGATTCCCCTGGGCAATAAAATCCTGCGCTGGCAGTTTCCTCTGCATAACGGCGATGCCCTCGGCCTTCTAGGCCGCTGGCTGGTGCTGCTGGCGGGGTTCGCGCCGGCACTGCTGTTTGGCACAGGTCTCTACCTCTGGTGGCAAAAGCGCAGGTTAAAACGCGCTGCCAGCCGTAAAGTTTCCGGTAACGCACAGGAAAAAGCCCAGGCCGTTGCATCTGCCGCCAATATTCCCGCCGAGAGCTGA
- a CDS encoding TonB-dependent receptor, with translation MFKLKKTSLALAIAACSTAYAIPGALAQEAKSDNQRIHEEVVVTASRTEKPLSAIPNTVTLIGKEELNQQMAATSDLSTILGNLIPSFSPSRQKMTSSGESLRGRKPLYLIDGVPQSNPLRDGGRDGHTIDPLMLERVEVIHGANAIHGMGASGGIINLITRTPSSDEFQQSFRVESSLQPSELSDTLGYNGSYSLSGKVDAVDVLASVSYRNTGIGYDANGDIVGFDNTQGDTMDSDTINAFIKTGYSWDDQRVQLTVNHFLVEGNNNWLSVNGDISEGIPTTAIEADVPGKSPSNEVTTINLQYSKEDFLGQKLRAQVFSQDFAGTYGGTPSGTFQDPAYGEVVFDQSQNNSEKRGLKLTLIKDDIAGAPVSLAYGVDLLQDETWQQLILTGRAWVPPTQYNNIAPYAQAEFSGIEKMTITAGVRHEISELQVDDFTTLYSYNGGQFVKGGNPEFSETLGNIGATYVITDGLRIYANYSEGFSMPDVGRVLRGINQPDQDVESFLDMQPILTENQELGLDFTSGQFGLQAAYYSSDSDFGQRLALGSDGIYSVSREKTDIDGLELRGQWFASDTDTLEARYAYTKGRYDSNDDGKVDTDLDGRNIAPNRFNLSWARSWSDTFSTRLQANWLLDRDFENAAGEVTKEFDGYTIIDASAQLQALGGEFALGLQNLTNEDYFTYYSQTAGNDIRNFKGLGRSVNLSYSKVF, from the coding sequence ATGTTCAAGCTGAAAAAAACTTCCCTGGCTCTGGCGATTGCCGCCTGCAGCACCGCCTACGCCATCCCGGGTGCCCTCGCCCAGGAAGCCAAAAGCGATAACCAGCGTATCCATGAAGAAGTCGTCGTTACTGCCAGCCGTACCGAGAAGCCCCTGAGTGCCATTCCCAATACGGTCACCCTGATCGGCAAGGAAGAACTGAACCAGCAGATGGCCGCGACCAGCGACCTGTCCACCATCCTCGGCAACCTGATCCCAAGCTTCTCGCCCAGCCGCCAGAAGATGACCAGCTCCGGTGAGAGCCTGCGCGGCCGCAAGCCGCTGTACCTGATTGACGGTGTGCCCCAGTCCAACCCCCTGCGAGACGGCGGACGCGACGGTCACACCATCGACCCGCTGATGCTGGAGCGTGTGGAAGTGATCCACGGCGCCAACGCCATCCACGGCATGGGTGCCTCCGGCGGTATCATCAACCTGATTACCCGCACCCCCAGCAGTGATGAATTCCAGCAAAGCTTCCGGGTTGAGTCCTCGCTCCAGCCCAGCGAGCTGAGCGACACCCTGGGTTACAACGGCAGCTACAGCCTGTCTGGCAAGGTAGACGCGGTCGATGTGCTGGCCAGTGTCAGCTACCGCAACACCGGTATCGGCTATGACGCCAACGGCGATATTGTCGGCTTCGACAATACCCAGGGCGACACCATGGACAGCGATACCATCAACGCGTTCATCAAGACCGGCTACAGCTGGGACGACCAGCGAGTGCAACTGACCGTCAACCACTTCCTGGTAGAAGGCAACAATAACTGGCTGAGCGTGAATGGCGATATCAGCGAGGGTATCCCGACCACAGCCATCGAGGCCGACGTACCGGGTAAATCTCCCTCCAACGAAGTCACCACGATCAACCTGCAGTACAGCAAGGAAGACTTTCTCGGCCAGAAACTGCGCGCGCAGGTGTTCTCACAGGATTTCGCCGGCACTTACGGCGGTACCCCCAGCGGCACTTTCCAGGATCCGGCGTATGGCGAAGTGGTTTTCGACCAGTCCCAGAACAACTCGGAAAAGCGCGGCCTGAAACTGACCCTGATCAAGGACGATATTGCCGGCGCGCCGGTGAGCCTGGCCTACGGTGTGGACCTGCTGCAGGACGAAACCTGGCAGCAGCTGATCCTGACCGGTCGCGCCTGGGTTCCGCCTACCCAATACAATAACATCGCGCCTTACGCGCAAGCCGAATTCAGCGGTATCGAGAAGATGACCATCACCGCCGGTGTGCGCCACGAGATCTCCGAGCTGCAGGTCGACGACTTCACCACCCTGTATTCCTATAACGGCGGTCAGTTCGTCAAGGGCGGCAATCCGGAGTTCAGCGAGACCCTGGGCAACATCGGTGCAACCTATGTGATCACCGATGGCCTGCGGATTTATGCCAATTACTCCGAAGGCTTTTCCATGCCGGATGTGGGCCGGGTACTGCGCGGTATCAATCAGCCGGACCAGGATGTGGAAAGCTTCCTCGATATGCAGCCGATCCTGACCGAGAACCAGGAGCTGGGCCTGGACTTCACCAGCGGGCAATTCGGCCTGCAGGCGGCTTACTATTCTTCTGACTCGGACTTTGGCCAGCGTCTGGCGCTAGGCAGCGATGGCATCTACAGCGTAAGCCGTGAAAAAACCGACATCGATGGTTTGGAGCTGCGCGGCCAGTGGTTCGCCAGCGACACCGACACCCTCGAAGCCCGCTATGCCTACACCAAAGGCCGCTATGACTCCAACGATGATGGCAAGGTGGACACCGACCTGGACGGCCGCAATATCGCCCCCAACCGTTTCAACCTGAGCTGGGCACGCAGCTGGAGCGACACCTTCAGCACCCGTCTGCAAGCCAACTGGTTGCTGGACCGGGACTTCGAAAATGCCGCGGGTGAAGTCACCAAAGAATTTGACGGCTACACCATTATTGATGCCAGCGCGCAACTTCAGGCACTGGGCGGTGAATTCGCGTTGGGTTTGCAGAACCTGACCAACGAAGACTACTTCACTTACTACTCCCAGACCGCGGGTAATGACATCCGCAATTTCAAAGGTCTTGGACGCAGTGTGAACCTGTCTTACTCCAAGGTGTTCTGA
- the rimP gene encoding ribosome maturation factor RimP → MASKRELLEELLAPVVESLDCELWGIDYQTHGRNALLRIYIDAERGIAVEDCEKVSRQVSAVLDVEDPITSKYTLEVSSPGMDRPLYKLEQYQRFIGAQVELRLRMPLDGQRKWRGLLAGVEGDEVVLRIDSENEYLLPIDSIEKANIIPQFESGKK, encoded by the coding sequence ATGGCAAGCAAGCGCGAACTTTTAGAAGAGCTTCTGGCACCAGTGGTTGAATCACTGGATTGCGAGCTGTGGGGGATTGATTACCAGACCCACGGTCGCAACGCCCTGCTGCGTATTTACATCGACGCAGAGCGCGGAATCGCCGTGGAAGACTGCGAGAAGGTCAGTCGCCAGGTCAGCGCAGTGCTGGATGTGGAAGATCCCATCACCAGTAAGTACACCCTGGAGGTGTCCTCCCCGGGGATGGATCGACCACTGTACAAGCTTGAGCAATACCAGCGCTTTATTGGCGCCCAGGTGGAACTCCGTTTGCGCATGCCGCTGGACGGCCAGCGCAAGTGGCGTGGTCTGCTGGCTGGCGTTGAAGGCGATGAAGTTGTTTTGCGTATCGACAGCGAAAATGAGTATCTGCTGCCGATCGACAGTATTGAAAAGGCGAACATCATTCCGCAGTTTGAAAGCGGAAAAAAATAA